Within Mercenaria mercenaria strain notata chromosome 15, MADL_Memer_1, whole genome shotgun sequence, the genomic segment ttagaccagttcgaaattgtcaggtagttctgccatcaattatgggttttaatgcgtaaaatttggcacaatggtagatttattaactgatcagaaagggctgctgccgatttcttttaaaatgtacaaacgcgTGCCtgtcagatttctggcacgattattggtatgatttccctaCGGAGTGCACTTCAGCtctcccgtccaaatccagtaCATAAACCGAGAGagctgaagatcttaagctaACTTGGACTATGCTTTTCGTCACGAAAAATGCTTCAAACTAAGAGCGCTTTTGCAACAGTGTCTATTAAACCACGGAATGTAGATAAGAGCTATAGGACACAAGATTTGCCTAAACCTTAAATGAATTGCCATAAAAACTGTGTATTTCCAAACTACGTGGGTGGGGTGGTAAGATTAAGAATCATTTTAGCAGTTAAAATTCCGAAATCAACAGTTATCAATATATAAAGCTGTTCACGGGCAAACATGATCAAACTGAAAGTTCGCTTGACATGAGAACTTGCAGTGAATTGACAGAATTTGTGGAAAAACTAATAACAATTAGACAGAGAATTTTTCCATGTGGTACCTTTTCCTTGCGCGTTGTTAAAAGGCAGAATATAGTTCCCTCCCGGCAAAGGAACTTGTTATTTGAAATTACTGATGGCGAATAAGTACTGACCATGTTTcctataattataaaataaatataaagatatattcatttagtaatttattaattatttttgtgtTCTCAAGGAAATCTTGAACCGTTGGAACTACTTACGGCGGATGAATAATAAAAGAACCCAAAGAAAATTTATTACCACAAATTATCATTATTGGGCCTAAAGTCATTTTGTCACCGGGAAGGGGATTGGCCGATAAGTAcagtcaaagaactataaaatacattaataataatttattttatagctctttggtacagttagacattaaaaaaatttacgaattaagtctacgtggactgtgaacacctgagacgatcgatttttcaaggggaccgtctcaacatgataattttaatttgtgtgtagtaggaaaacattcctataatgatggtaaggtttGGCCTATTATgtcaccgcacaggataagatttggatttgtctgttcGCCCGTCTGTTCGCCTGAgaagtgttttgttatgcatatcgcaaaaagtatttgatctagcgtcataacactttcctgaaatgttcttcaatattataagttgcgcatctgcgacaaagttgaaaagatgcgctaatctgatcgcaatgtatccgtattccatcgtcgtcgtcatcgtccgaaatgaaaaacaaaatctaaactgggtcagctgggatcgaaatgtaggtcagcaggtaaaacattgtgaaaactgtagaaaacgtaatatcttgcgtctccattcctttgttgttattatacgcccgaaggaaaaTATTTTGGGATACCCCAGGTGTTCATCAGACCGTCTaactgtctgtctgtgtgtccgtctgtccgttagcaatttcatgtcgactccgctctgtaaatcgtgaatcccttgaaggattttaaacataCTTGATATacatgttctccacatcaagacgacgtgcagagtgcctctgtcaggtggctcgctttaaggtaaAGGTTACACTTGGGGGtcgaggtcatatgactttgtttcgtgtccgctctataactcttgatctgtttaaaggattttacaaaacaattgcacaaatgtccatcagagcgtatgttttggatggctggctacaagatcaatgtcacacttagaggtcaaaggtcacatgactatGTTTCGAATGCgatttgtaactcttgaactgcttgaatgattttaaaaaccttggcaaaaatgttcaccacattgagacggcGTGCAGAGCACATGGCTCGCTTCaaagtaaaggtcacacttagaggttaaaggtcacatgactttgttttgtgtttatgtcgCTTTGCATTGtgatgctcttgtttttatttggcagattctttttttgttcacttacaatattttttattgaattacttcccttttatgttactagaaataggttatattgtaacatctttttttattattagacgtaggtaaaaaccgaagccacttttctttggtacaacatggatggtacctgtaaagttaaggtgtattttgacatatctgaacctggtaatgatttttagtggacttagagtttttcagggaatttcttccctttgttgtccttttcctTAGGGCTttaacagtaaagttctttaaattttgctcccatcctctgatatttgactttatcaaaaactttaaccaaaaattcgaagttaaaaagggacataattctgtcaaaattcaaatcagagttatgaggattgtttttcctggtgtagatttcgatagtaaataactattttaagtttcaagtcaatagctttgatagtaacagagatatttgactttatcaaacactttaaccaaaaattctaatttaaaagggggcattattctgtcaaaattcaaatcagagttatggaaattgtttctcccggtgtagactttgatagtaaataagtattttaagtttcaaaccaatagctctggtagtaacagagatatttgactttatcaaaaacttaagccaacggcgacgccgacgccggagcgagtgcaatagctctattttttcttcgaaaagtcgtgCTAAAACAgacacatccaaatttatatcacctaccgcatagtgatgatataataaccaacccctattgccgttataaactatTTTTCCTACCACGCATGatataatcaaattatattgagacggtccccttgaaaaatcgatcgatCTTTAgaaggtgtccacagtccacgtagacttaattcgcaaatgtctatttgTAAGATATGGATTTACACGCCCCCCTCCCCcctcaaaaaatgcaaaaatgttgcttatataatatatatggtTCAAGCCGTAAATTCGgacaggtcgtaaatattcggccactcaCTTTAAACCTTTTTTCCGAGTcagatgcttgagaacgcatcTGTGTCGTCACAAAcacttgcgttagcaacaaagtcggcaaaaaacaacaagttgaggttagtagaaaaaaaaagttgtccttccctaaagttgtgtactctaaataccaaatattttgtctcgcgggcTGAGTGACGTCATTGCACGGGCTCGTTTATGCTGAGGCCCAGTAAGGGGTAAtttaaatctaaactttataacacaaaACGAACATTCGCTAACTAGCACAAAATGcgttaaaaccaagaaaatgaatatattgtccctcaacgtcattgaatttccatgtctacgttgtttttcatGTTGACGTCATTCCCTTTTGTGTTATACGTTTCGgagccgtaatacgtttatgctttgccacggaacacgcatatataaaaaggtgttataacagcacgtgagcgagAGTTTCTCTTTACTCTCCTGttgaaacacccccgaaaagtgacaagaacagcagttttatgctagaatgtgtgataaacagtgacgtaaaaattaaactacgtcatgctgatgtgagaaggatgacaggctCTTTAtaatctctgttggcaaatatttcccacgaggtatgctattgaaaattgattgcagtttgttgatAAAAGAACAATTTCGGCTGTAGCATAaatttatttccaagaaaatgttgaaaatacaaccaactttatgtttaaaaagtggccgaatatttacaacctctgcTATCTGGGAAAAAAACCTGttaaaactggtgaattttggtactttttgttctttttattttaatttatattttctagataaaacaaaaggctatcttgaaaacttttatttctattataccttatcgttatatgtatcagtcaggaaaatatcaaaacaataccTGATCTAGTTTgacagatatttgaaattacctacccctatctcattgtaaatcttacgtcaattttaggcaaatatcagccaaaaataagggtgaataAAAATTTTCACAATTGGTTAATTGGTACATTATAAGCCATATTTTAACTacttagcattaatttttggcaaaatttttgttagaaagcaatattcggagatacattattaaaaatggcggatatcctgaaaaaaaaaccggTCGTACTTCCTCAAGGACAGCTTAAATTAGTCTTGTACAAAGCATATCCTTACTAGAATATCAAAACCCCGTGCCGACCTGCCATGCAGACTTATCAGGCTAAACGTGGCAAACTCTATCACAAACTTAGCAAATCCCGAAATCAAGCGAAGTGCACCAGAAACTCAAGTCCCTAAAATCCTACATACAAAGGCAAATAAGAGCCTCATATTGCATGGTCATGGTCATGGTCACATGGAACATGTCATCTTTAGCCATGATTCCCAATCCGGTAGGAACAAGAAATGTTATAGCtacattaaacataaaacaaacaagaaatatctttaaaaatgatggtcggcgaattgtaataaggaaagaagtttatgaatttttcatctaacattcatctttcatctaacatttttcaaattgcaaaactaaacaccgcactttaacaatttaaatggttctcttttaatttttcgcaaaggtttcgtagggttgcaattttgtttcgtttatccttagacgaataattacagcagttgtttaatgaagattcatgaagcggttcatgagaagaggtcattaaacgtgtttatatttttagctaaattggtccctatccccatttgtaacaaaatagcaggagaccttacgatattgttacacatcgagtttgataaaaatccagtacattttagtggttaatgcgaagaaaggcatatctacttttagctatagtggtccctaatagggcccaagttcctatataaataaatttggaagaggacctgataatgatgctccagaccaagttcgacaaagatccaccaagctgttcatgagacgctgtataaaggcatttctagttttagctttagcagcccctaaaagttgtcaaatgtcccagctgaacaaagttggctgcgggcctaataaagatgctacaaatcaagtttgattagaatacatgagaaaaaatcaattaaatgattttttttatttattatttttatttatttctaaaataggccaactgatcccgctttaacaaatgcatattcgctattcgtgaatctttggacaatgacgtcacacctataaaaaagtgaaggtcaagcaaaacatacagttgtaattatttcactatttctgtttcataagcaaagtttgaccgtagtcatatcacatagataatctgtatgcaacgtaccttcatttcagtgtaatgagattcagtcattataaagcatatatataatgaaacagatttcaactgtgttcaatatttgtataccatactaaagaaaaatatttatatataataaatcagttaaataatttataacaaatatatcaaagcaaacaagtactcattttaatatgcaatctgaataagtcacaaaagcaagaaaccttttcatatacagacgacaattgtaacaaggaaaatcttttaaaaagcacttctttacataaaagactcttatcacacccttattcatgtgatacgcagaccgtattcagctctttatataatttgatatatgttggtatttgaacaggtttttatcatatttattaaacttacttatcattttgagatatatcaatattcttgctaaatatactgagccaaagttagctttaaaactgtgaacagcgtcgtttaggataaacgctttgtctacatttcacccagcgtagcacaatcaacagagtgaaagaaattgacactctcgtccaatcaggcagagtgttgcataaagcttccattttgataaattatctataatgcgttatcaagtagtttgatttgcaaactgaagtcacgtggcatagttaactaaaacgaatttagacggcgtcgccgaaaaagaaaatgtcggcatagCCCCTCTTAAATCAGATGGCAACATCCACACAGATCCAGTCACTAAAGCAAATATCCTTACTAAACAATTTGAATCAGTTTTCTCCTCACCTAAGCCCCTAAGCCTTAAACATCTATGCTTCAAACTGTTAATATCCCCTTCTTCCCAAATGgatcaaataaatgtaactacAGAGTGTGTTGGCAAACTTCTTCTTGGCCTACCTCCATATTTATAAAGCGTCGGGTCCAGATGAAATATCTCCCGTGTTCTTAAGGATCTTCAACAGGAAATCGCTCCCGTTCTTTGTCACATCTTCAATTTATCCCTAAATACAGGCATTGTCCCTAAAGACTGGAAAAATGGAAACAGTTGCCCAAGTCCTGAAAAAAGTTCTCAAATCAAAAGTTGTTTTGTGGAAAGTAGATATAATACGGCTGCTTCGAATCCTTCCCTCTTTTCCATTCATAGAATCTAAATGAAATCATGAAACCAATCAAAGAAGATATAATTGAGttatgccatgagaaaaccaacatagtgtgtttgcgatcagcatggatccagaccagccttcgcatccgcgcagtctggtcaggatccatgcagatTGCTAATGgcttctcaaattgcaatagactttgaaagcaaacatcctCTAGACAGTCTACTGTTCAAAATTGTAATCAttaagaaacatatttttatctCATATCCTTTCAATGGATTGCAACAAATTTTACCCATACATCAAAACTACCTGGTCTATTTTTATCTGTACTTCCTCCATGTGTCCCTGGCAAGAAACTTGGACCATAAAATAAATACAGGGCTCATCATATCAACTTAGCAGCCTAAAAATACGGCATACtgtcttgtgtttcaaatgtttaaggtttGAAAGGTACAGTCTTGCttgaaaaagtaaatatatatacatctaTGATTTCATAGTCTGTTACCCTGAAaacgtttgatttttttcacagtgAAACCAAACAAGATATATTTCACTCCAATATTCAAATAATTCACTGAATAGCATGcagtaaatataaattttacccCTCAGCAAGAATGACACATCTTCGTCCTTTCTGTAGCGGCACTTTATATGTCATTTTCTCTAACATGCTCTCCGCCCGGCAATTATTCGTCTCATATGATTTGTCTCCAGCCGATCCTTTGTGCCAAGATGGAATCAATCCCCACCGCATCGGCTGAATCACACGCCTGCTTGACCCACAGTCTTGGAAATGATCTGAGGACAGCAGTACTGGTCTGCAAAGACAGACAGTACATTTACGAAGAAAAGAATACTTAtatttaactagaaaatgcttttgtaaaaaagcgcatgtctcccccaatgcaaagtcctataggcaagaagtcaataggggtcaggagagaaagtcaaagagacactgatggttggctgcaatagggatcatctacttggcatgtccagtcatcccgctaaatttcaacactcttggcctagtggttctcaagtcactgttcaggctcctgtgaccttgacctttgatcaagtgacctcaaaataaataggggtcatctactctgcatgtccaatcatcctattaagtttcaacattgtaggtcaagtggttctcaagttatttccaaaaaatgattttacatgaacaggccactgtgaccttgacctttaaaagactgacccccaaaatcaataggggtcatctactctgcatgttcaatcatcctatgaagtttcaacattccgggtcaagtggttctaaagttattgatcggaactggttatcaatgttcaggcccctgtgaccttgacctttgatcaagtgaccccaaaaacaataggggtcatttactctgcatgaacaatcatcctatgaagtttcaacattctgggtcgagaggttctcaagttattgattggaaatggttttccatgttcaggcccctgtggccttgacctttaacagagtgaccctaaaatctttaggggtcatctactctgcatgaccaatcatcctatgaagtttcatcattctgggtcaagtggttctcaagttactgaccggaaatggttttcaatgttcgggcccctgtgaccttgacctttcacagagtgaccccaaaatcgttaggggtcatctactctgcatgatcaatcatcctcttaagtttcaacattctgggtcaagtggttctcaagttattgaccggaaatggttttcaatgttcaggcccctgtgaccttgacctttaatggagtgaccccaaaatagatgggggtcatctactttgcatgtacaatcatcctatgaagtttcaacattctgggtcaagtggttctctagttattgatcagaaatggttttccaggttcaggcccctgtgaccttgacctttgatggagtgaccccaaaatcaataggggtcaattactctttatgaccaatcattctatgaagtttcaacattctgggtcaagtggttctctagttattgatcggaaatggttttcaatgttcaggcccctgtgaccttgacctttgatggagtgaccccaaaatcgttaggggtcatctactcttcatgaccaatcatcctatgaagtttcaacattcggggtcaagtggttctctagtttttgatcggaaatggttttcaatgttcaggcccctgtgaccttgacctttgacggagtgaccccaaaatcaataggggtcatttactcttcatgaccaatcatcctatgaagtttcaacattctgggtcaagtggttctctagttattgatcggaaatggttttcaatgttcaggcccctgtgaccttgacctttgacggagtgaccccaaaaacaataggggtcgtctactccagcagccctacaaccctatgaagtttgaaggttctaggtcaaatggttctccagttattgctcggaaatgaagtgtgacgtacggacggacggacggaaggacggatggacggacggacagggcaaaaacaatatgtctcctgggggagacataactaatatacttgtaaaattaatgtaatattttccTTAGCATTGCAGGGCTTTTTCCTTCTACAACAGGGGCCATTTACAGGCCCCTTTCCCtcacaaaaattatttcaattcatgCAATTTTCCCCAAAATAAGATTTTACATGAAGATTTTTCTTCCCCATTTGCCTAAATAATAGGCAATTTTCTCCCCAAATAAGGGGCCCCCTGCAATCTTAGTGGAAAAAAGCCCTGTATTGTGTGCTCTCTATAGTGGATTTTATGTTACCAGTCTGTCCCTATGTTCTGACATTTCCGGTTCAAAGAAATTTTTCTAATGAAAAAATTTATTCAGTCTATTTTTGTTACGAGTCAAGTCTGTGTATCAGTGTACTActgatatttttcaataatacatttttgttatatgataataaaaacaagatttaaagattttattgttttctaCTCACGTATGTGCTCCTGGGGCTATGTTAtatgaagggaagtaactcttgcCATTTGGTGCATCTCTCCAGTCTGGTTTTTGTTGTTTCCCTTGCTTGTCTTTAAAACAGCAAGCAGCTTGCAGATCACAAGGGGCCAGAGtactgaaaaaatatgaaatatgaatcatgtttattttttatactgATTTGGGAACAGGGGGCTTTACAACTGGGAAACATCCCAGTCTGGACAGAGGCTAgttagtaatattttaatgaactgtTTGTTAAACAGTGTTATTCCAGTCTGTCTTGACAGGTCATTATGACTggagttttgttttaaaacaatgaaaaagactGAAGCTTTCAGATAACATGGAGTcttttttaccttgctttcaTTGCAAGTAATAGCAAATGCATTGTCAAGCTGACAAACAGTTACTGCAATGTATAAACCCAAAGAAGCTATTTGCTTTTCTCATAATTGGTTGATGGCATACCAGTTTATGTGCTACACAGATATTTCAGTCTGGGTTGCATTTAATAGCATGATAAATGGACTTCTGACTAGCTTTTATAACAAGAACTGTCTGTAAGACAGAGccctcgacttttctcagtacttgaatctgaattatcaaaaactttacccaaaaatatctaagttaaaaaggggcataagtcagtcaaaattcaaaccacagttatgggcattgtttctcctagtgtagactttgatagtaaataacaattCCAAGTGTCAAGTcgaaagctttgatagtaacagagatatctgcaTGATTTTATCAAAACCTTTTACTAAAaaattctatgtcaaaaaggggcataactctgtcaaaattcaaatcaaagttatgagcatcgtttctcctggtgtaggctttgacagtaaataatattttaaatttcaagtcaatagctttgatagttatagagatatctgactttatcaaaaactttaaccaacggtgacaaGTCAGTTAAAATAAGGTTGCCAGAACTTGTAGTACCAAGTCGAAGTTTGAtttgaaatatgcattttgtaGCAGTTTAAGTAGCATATGACGCCAAACTCTTTTACCAAGCACAATGGAACAGCATTCCGTGTAGCTTTCTTTTAAACTTGCCTGTATAAAACTAATTAATAACATTTCcaatattgtttacttttttgtGTCCCAACATTTTCCAAGCTATTTTTTTCATAGTAATTTCTAATTTCATGTTGACGAATATCCTTAATCTTTAGACCTACAGATAAGTAGGATCGCAATGTCTTCAAAGACTTGAGCAAAGTTGAGGCCGAAACGTCTCGAAACCAGACCTGGcatcaattactttaaaatgtaatttaattaaattacaattacattcaGAAATgcccaattaaattacaattacatgaaatttagcaatgtTATTAACTGAATTACAATTACAtggcaaattgtaattaataaCATTCAATTATAATATCAAATGTGGTGCTTCTTACATGAACACTGTACTGTAGCACAGTTGTTTactttgtactacatatacatgataattcacctgtaaactgatttcaattatatcaaaattgaatttaagctcaagtttaaaatttaactagtatagttcagtatttaatcatttacatttaatacatatttttaaagtttttatccttGACTCTACATGTTATCCTAAGgaccacattgaaaataagttgttAAACATTCATGAGCCATCctagaataactatgtcactaaaactgtagaatactcataatgtctacaataataaatatatttttatcttgttagaactgtgGTGTCAAATGCAATgttgtttgtatcatttaatacaacaaacttTATCAAGAATGAAAAATGATTAAACTTACAGTTCAAACACTGTTTTTATCCAgtgacaagcgagggattttcaaaaaagtaaccaacttattttcatattgtttcataaccgaagaatctgatccacttaatcatgaagtagttcaaaattaatgagtattcattgtttcacgtactatggatttcccacattctaggaggcggagcaattaccaaagcagggactgcaaacaagaaataatgtgtctatgtaataaacGGACCAAATAGATAAATGAGCAATATATATGTATCTTCAATTCTATCATACTCAAGCGAAATCTGGGGTTTCTCAAATGCTGAAGGTATTGAACGCGTACACAGAGTTTTTGAAGTGGACTTTTAATGCTAAAATGTCAAGTAGCAACCTACGCTTGTACGGAGAATCTGGCCGTGTGCCGTTAATCATTGAACGCTAAATAAgaattattaaatactttttaaaaatacacaATGAGAACTGGTCTCTAAAAGTGAGAAATATGTTGAACGAAATAGGATTTGGTGACGTTTGGTTTTTCCCCAGTTCAGTGAACATGGACCAGTTTTATACCAGTTTTAAGGCAAAGACTAAAAGACACATTCATAAATGAATGGCGAGAAAATATGAACTTCCACCCATCGTTACATATGTACAAAGAGTTAAAACAGGTGTTTGAAATGTCAGATTATGTGAAAATTCGGAATAATATAAACTATAGGAAGGGCCATTCTTAAAATAAGACTGAGTTCTCATGACTTAATGATTGAAAAAAACAGACATTCTGCAAACCCCATACTGgaaattaattgaaatgtaatgtCAATTACACTCTTAATCTGCTCTgtaattaataaaattacaagtaaTTGATAAAcgacccaattacaaattacattcaattacttaggaaatgtaatttaattgcaattagcaggtctaggaaagtggaatatttacagattatctgtaaatttacagataatctataaatttacagatttttcaatctgtaaatttacagattgtgtgtatgaaaactgatgaaattacatttatcctcaaaactgcagcttggaattaattggtttatttaaagcatgcataaattaaggtcatttgtgggtttcagccatttttgttgactttgagtttttggcattttaagaaaaatcaaagtcaacagaagtgactgaaagttacaattgacctttatttatacataccataagtaaatcaattactttcaagctgcgattttgtgtctaaatataattttaacagttttcaaacacttgatctgtaaatttacagattgaaaaatctgtaaatttatagattatctgtaaacaTTCCACTTTCCTACACCTGATTagttacaattacatttttaataaccCCAGGTCTGCTTGAAACCGAGGAGTGATATATCCGAAAAGT encodes:
- the LOC128548806 gene encoding abasic site processing protein HMCES-like, which encodes MCGRTACTLAPCDLQAACCFKDKQGKQQKPDWRDAPNGKSYFPSYNIAPGAHTPVLLSSDHFQDCGSSRRVIQPMRWGLIPSWHKGSAGDKSYETNNCRAESMLEKMTYKVPLQKGRRCVILAEGFYEWKRGKDSKQPYYIYFPQNNF